In Silene latifolia isolate original U9 population chromosome 6, ASM4854445v1, whole genome shotgun sequence, the genomic window AATATTGGCTTCTGGAATGTGCGGGGTCTAAATGACCTGAATAAACAGAAGGTGGTGAAATGGTTTATGCACAATAATGGGGTGGGTTTGTTTGGTCTGCTTGAAACCAAGATCAAACCTAGTAGTTTACTTAAGAAAAATACCTCATTGTGTGATGGGTGGAGTGTCACCACTAACTGTAGTTGGCATAAGGGAGGAAGAATCTGGATTATGTGGAAACCTACTTTATTTGAGCTTCATTTTTTGGCCTATGATGCACAATTTATCCATATGTTAGTTACTTCCAGGTTGGATGGGAAACAATTTTATCTTACTATGATTTATGCTCATAATGGGTTGCATGAGAGGGTGAGCTTATGGAATTTTCTGAAGGGAGTGGCCCAATCCTGTACTGAACCTTGGCTTTGGATGGGAGATTTTAATACAGTGCTATCTCCTATTGAAAGATTGGGTGGATCAACTACTGATGCTGAGATGGAACATTTTCAAGAGTGTGTGTCACTTTGTTGTATGGAGGACTTAGCTGCTACTGGAGCTTTGTTTACCTGGTCCAATAAGCAGGAACCAGTGGATAGGGTTTACAGTAGATTGGATAGGGCTATGGGGAATACTGAGTGGATAGATAAGTTTGGTGATCTTGTTCCTCACTTTCACCCTGAGGGGCTTTTTGATCACTGCCCCTGTACTCTGGTGGATAGAAAGACTGATCTTGGGGGTAAAAGGAGCTTCaagtatttcaatatgtggggtTCTGCTGCTACTTTTCATAGTGATGTCAGTAGTGTGTGGAATAGACAGTTCAAAGGGACTAAAATGTTTGCTGTGATTAAAAAGTTGAAAGCTCAAGCCTCGTTTGCAAATTTGAATAAATCTTGCTTTTTCGACATAGAGAATAACACTAGTATTCTTGTACTTGTTTTAGAACACATTCAGAAGGAGTTGGTTCATAATCCTGGTGATGTTGAGTTGATTCAACAGGAAATGCATTTGGCTGCTGAGTTGAGGGAGCTTATCAGTGCTAGAGATAGCTTCTTGACTCAAAAAGCTAAGATTCAGTGGTCCATTGAGGGTGATCTGAATACATCTTATTTTCATCAGGTTATTAAGAAGAGGAATATGTTAAATAAAGTGTTTCAAATAGAGGACCATCATGGAGTGGTCTGCACTGAAGGGGCTAGCATTCAGGAAGCTTTCTTAGAGTATTATCAAGAGCTCCTGGGGTCACAGACTGATGTAGCTTGTGTTAATCAATCTGTTGTCAGAAGAGGTAATTGTTGCACTGAGGAACATTTTGCTATTCTTGCAAAGCCTGTAACTGCTGAGGAAATCAAGCATTGCATTCTTAGTATCCCCAAAGATAAGGCCCCGGGCCTGATGGCTTTAATAGTCAATTTTATAGGGATGCCTGGGATGTTGTGGGGGATGAGATCTGTTCAGCTATTATGAATTTTTTCACTACTGGACAATTGTTGGTTCAAGTCAACTCCACTATAATCACATTAATTCCAAAAGTTGAAAGGCCTACAAGTGTGAAGCACTTTAGACCTATATCTTGCTGCAATGTGCTATACAAAGCTATCTCAAAGATTCTGTGTGATAGATTGGCACTTATATTGCCAGATCTTATCAATCGAAGTCAGGGTGCATTTGTGAAGGGAAGAAgcattttggagaatatattgataTGTCAGGACTTGGTCAGGTTCTATAATAGGGGTATGGCTTCCCCTAGATGCTTGTTTAAACTGGATTTACAAAAAGCATATGATTCCATTGAATGGAGTTTTTTGGATCAAATGCTAGTAGCCTTGAAGTTTCCTGAGCATTTTAGAAGTCTGGTTATGACTTGTGTTAGTACCACTTCTTATTCACTTAGCTTGAATGGTTCACAGTTTGGTTATTTTAAGGGGAGGAGGGGTTTAAGGCAGGGAGATCCCATTTCTCCATTGTTGTTTTGTGTGTGTATGGAATATCTTTCTAGAGTGATGGGTGTGCAGTTGGTCATTGGTATTTGATTTCATCCTCTATGTAAGAGTTTAAAGTCGACACACCTTCTATTTGCGATGACTTGTTGATGTTCTGTAGAGGGGATGTGAAGTCTATTATGCTAATTCTAAGGGCCTTATCTACTTTTAGTCTTTGCCTCGGGGCTTAAAGTAAATGCGATAAGTCCGAAGTGGTCTTTAATGGGGTCCCTGAGTGGCTAAGGCTGATATCACCCATATTTCTGGCTTTAAGGAAGGTTCCCTTCCTTTTAGATACCAGGTGTGCCTGTTCAACCTGGTAGACTTACTAGGCATGATTGTCATATTCTGCTTGAAAAGATTGTTCAGAAGATCAGGGGAATGGGGGCAAGAAAGATGAGCTATGAGGGTAGGCTTATACTTATTAACTCTGTGCTCAATACTCTGCACAATTACTGGTCCTCCATTTTTCTCATTCCCAAAGGTGTTATTCACAGAGTTGAAGCTATTTGTCGTAATTTTTTATGGAGCAGTGATGAAGTGTATCATAGGACACCTCTTGTAGCATGGGATAAGGTGTGTTGTTCTAAGCAAGAGGGTGGTGCGGGAATTTATGCGGGGTGTGGAATATAGTCATTATAGGAAAATTGGTAAATTGGATATACACTAAAGGCGAGACGGGCTTTGGGTTTTATGGATAGATCATGTCTATCTGAAAGGCAGTGACTGGACTGATTATCAACCTTCTTTGGATTCTAATTGGAACTGGAGAAATATATGTAAAGTGAGGGATATGTTGGCTGGTGGTTTCCAGGATAACCAGTGGGTGGTAGCCCCAAGGGGTTATTCTGTTAGTTCTGGGTATCATTGGATTAGGGACCACACCCCCCTGTTCAATGGAGTAAGTCCTGTGTGGGATAGGTGGAACATCCCTAAGCAGGCTTTTGTTGGTTGGTTGATTCATAGAGAAGCTCTCAACACTAGAGCTAAATTGCATCATCCTGGGGATTTGTGTGATTGAATTTTGTGTACTACTGTGAAAGGGGAGTGGAAACCCATGCTCATCTTTTTTGGGGTGTGCTTTTAGTTCTCGATTTTATTAGCAGTGGAGCATTGGTTACGATTGCGAGTTTATGGATCCACGTCGAATTACTCCAATTCTGATTACAAACTGCAACATGGTTAAGTTGGCTTTGTTGGTATCACATTTGGATGGAAAGGAATAGGTGCAGGCTGGAGCTCAACTTACGAAGGCCTGGTGTAATTGCTAATGCCATTATTGATCAGATGAAAAGCAGAATGAAGCAGCTCTTGCAGTTGCCAATTCCTAGTAGTGATAGACTATGGCTCAACTGTATAGGAATTGTCATTGATGTTTGAAGTTGTTAGTCATTTGTCTTAAAGGTTATTAAACTGTCAAAAACTATGTATTGATCGCTTTATTGAATGAATACAAAATGCTCAcatgttaccaaaaaaaaaaaaaaaaaaaaaacaactagtACGAAGGAGAATCAAACgaaaagaaagagagacaaacgaaaagaaagagagacaaacgacacaagcaaaatggtgacgcgggaaacccaaaatgtgggaaaaaccgcggggggaATGGTATCCCACCAATCATCCACTAGTAGTAATAGTATCCGAGGGTAAACCTAGCTGGAACAATCAGGAGGAACAACAGAAATCTCCAAATGACTAAGTACAAATGACACGAATGGTGTATATGTTTCTAAGTGTGTTAATTATTAATTGTTGCAGGTGGTGAATGATATTTCTTCGAGTGGAATGGAATGAGGAATGCCTTGAATCTGGTATTTGTTGCTATTTTATAGCCTTTCTTAGGGTGGTTGCACGTGCTCCCTACATATGCTCAACCATATGCTCCACTCCCTACgaaataggaagtggttgctgactttgtcaaagctGTTGATGATCACCTCAATGTTCCTGCTGACCATTTCAATGTTCCTGTTGGCTGtttgttatttaattcaaacGCGGCCTTTGCATCAGTGGAGTGTCTAGGTTCATCCCCCCTTGTTCTTCCTTGCATCTAGCAGCCTGCTGCCTTGTCATTGATCCGTGTGCCTTTATTTTACCCAATAGCGAGTTGCCACgtcatgatgaaaatgagagggtatttttacccatacaatTACCCCCAAGCAACTGCCAGGTTCTGTTCTTGCTCGATGGATACTGGGAGTTGCTTCCCTCCTTTGGTGCAAAGGATCTTGCGTCACTACAGGTTGGCGATCTGCCAGCTTGCGCCTCATGCATGACGCATTCTGGTTTCGCTCTGCATCCTCGCCGAGGATCACACTGGGATTGGTCCGGGTGACCTCGCCTACTCTATACTTTCAGGCCCTTTGTTGCGGGCTTATCACCTTGAGGTCTGCGACACCAAAGAACCTGGCGTGATCCTTCCTCCCAAAGTGAGGGATGAAGGTTGGAATACGAACTTCATCTTCGTTAAGATTGACTCTCTTACCCCCCACCCCCGAGTACTTATTTGACAATgggaggggggaggggggggCTCAGGGGGCTCTAAAGGTAATTTTAGTTTACGGGTGTCTCGTTGTTTTTCTTTTACCTTAATGTTCTTCTTTGGTGTCTCGCTTTGCAGGTTTGAAGCAGCCAGTTCCCTCAAGAGATCATAGCGTGGTTAGCCGTTTATTTGCTCTCCCTGTTGCAACTCGTTCTTACCCTGGTGTACTTTCTTCCCCTGTTGGTGCATCTGCCTCCGTGCCTCTTGATATTAGCGAAGGAgagcaagaggaggaagaagagagagaagaagataaggaagaagaggaagaggaagttgGTACCTCCACCAGTCAGCAAGAACCCCCAGCTGCCGAATTCCAAATGTCGTCTAGTAAGGCTTTGTTTTTCATGGGTGTTTGTTCTTGCTATATGGTCATTTTATGTTTATGTTCTAACTGTGTTCCTGTACTAGGGAATACTCCTGTTTTCTCTCTTTCCCTGCTGGATAGAAAGAGGAAGCAGGTTGCTTCTGCCTCCTCCGGTCCTTCTCCCAGGAAGAGGCCATCGCTCCCTGCTGAAAAGGAGCCGGTTAGCACGCCTGTTCCTATTGAGGTTGCTCCTCTGGCTGCGGTGGCTCTTAGGCCACCCCTGCCCAATACCTCCACTATAATCCGCCTTCCCAAGGGGTATGGATCCAGTGGGGTACCTCTCTAGCCTCATATGGAACAGTTCCTGCTTCCAGCTGCTGTCCATTCTCTGGGAAATACTCCCCTCCCTGCTGTGCTAGATGAAGCTCTTGGGCGCGCCCTGCAGGTACCTTTTAATTCCCTTTACGTTTTACTGGTCTACTTTGTTCGTCTTTGCCGATTGTTCCTCTGGCAGGTTTTGCAGGACGGCCTGTTCCTGCGCAGGGAGGTTGCCAGATTGATGGGGGAGGTGAACAACCTCAATGTCAACCTGGGGAAGGTGGAGGCAGAGCTGGCTCTAGCTAGAAGGGAGAAGGTGGCTGCCCAGAAGAAGCTGGCTAAGGAGAAGGCGGCTGCCCATAAACAGCTGGATGCTAAGAGGAGGGTGGCAGAAGGGAGTATGGAAGAGGCTCACAAGGAGGTGGAGCTGTTGAAGCACCTGCTCTTGGACTCTTCATTGGTTTCCGCCTAGGAAACAAAGATCAAGTGCATCAAGGTAGGGCTGTAAACGATCCGAGCCGGCTCGACAAGCCCTCGGAATCGGCTCGGTCAATGCTCGGCTCGAGCTCGGTCAAAACGAGCTCGAGCTCGAACTCGAGCCGAGCATGGCTAAatacgagccgagcccgagctcagCATGGCTCGGCTCGGAAGCTCGTTTAGGCTCGTTTGTAGTTTTTTTGtacaatatttatatttttaataTTAATTGTATTATAAATGATATGTTATTTAGTCATgtataattatattatattataataatttttagaattttataatcttatttattatttaaaaatatttatatttagttaGATTAAAAAAAGTAAGaaagtgaaaataatataaatacaaaacgagctcgattcgaactcgagccgatctcgagcttttTCCGAGCCGGGCTCGAGCTTCAATTTTTTAAGCTCGACGAgcttcgagccgagcccgagctcgagctaaaaaattcgagccgagcccgagcccaCCCGAGCTCGATCTCAGATCGGCTCGTTTACACCCCTACATCAAGGAGTTTGAGGCGGGTGAGCACTCCAACTGGGACCTTGCTGAGGAGGAACGACTGTTCAATGCTGCGTATCCAGTCAAGCCGGACTTCAGCCTCATCAACGACTTGTTGGGTGGTGATGATGGAGAGACCAGTGCTAGGACTGAATAACCAGCTGTCGCGTCAGTTGAGGAGGTCAGGGAGGAAGCCCTCGTCGCCCAGGGAGGGGAAGGTCCATCTGGAGGAGAGGTTATTGTGGAGTCTAACATCCCTGTAGATGTTCCTGTTGATGCCGTCCCAGATTCTGCTGTTGCTGCCTAGTTTAagcatttaaattttaattttttatcttgATGTTTTGTTGGGCACCCTGTTTGGTGGCCCATTATAATCCAACTCTTTGGTGCCTGGTAGTTTTGGGAAACTCTTAGTACTTTTGTTTTTGCCTCGTAGGAGGGGCAAAAATACTTTGCTTTTCAAGTTCCCCCTGCTGAGGGGTGTTTATGAATTTCCGTTTTGTTCCTTCTGTTGTTTTGCTAGCAATTCTTTTGTTCTTTCTGTTTGTATGCCGACTTCGTACTTGTTGAGGTGTCTATGGTGGTTCAGGGAGCTTTCTGTCCATCAGGATGCTCGAATCCCTCTGTTTCGACCACGCGCACATTGGGTACTTCCTGCAGGAGGAACATTCTGCTAGTTCCTATTCATCAGTTAGCCTACTAGGACATTGCCTTAATATTCAACTTACCATATCCACATTCAATCCAAAAACAACGATAAACTTAAAAATGGAAGTAATTTCATAAATCCAAAATAGTTTAGGGAGCACAAAGTGTGTTCCCCCAGAATTTTTACAACAACTTAAAAGAAGTAGAGTTTTATTTTGGCCTTTTGAAATACTAAGTACGCTGCTTCCACATTTTGCTCCTTGTGACACCTGTGAAGTTGAAACcaagggaaaataagaaaaaggatTTTGACTCAAAGGATTTGAAAGATACGTTGTAAGTTGTCATTTCCTTAGTAGTACCTGCTGAATTCAGGAGACTTAGCACGTGCGTACTGAACGAAAGACCTTGCCTGGTGACTTAGTTGTTCCTGCTGTCAAAAGAGATGTTACTATTAGACCAATGCAGGTGGTACAGTCAGGCGGTACGAAACAAAATGATTAGTTCTTTGCGTATGTACCTTATGAGAGAGTGAGTTATGGCTCCAGCAAGTGGGTTTTTGGGTTGTTCCCCTTCAAGCGATAGCTGCTTAATCAAAGACACTTTTAGCAAGTTAGTTCATGTTCTAAGGTTTCTGGAGTACTGAATGCTAGGATCTAAGGGTCCTGGGATGTATCTGTTGGAGGTGGAACTCCTGGGTCCTGCACCTGGAACCTCAGACATAATAATTTTTAAGGTGAatgatgttccaggatctggggataGCTTCCCCATTCATAGTCTCCAACTTGTATGCCCCATTACCCACGATGCCTTCTAtgcggtagggaccttcccagttgtaGGCGAATTTACCTGCACTCTGATTCTTGGTGTTTGGGAATACCTTCCTGAGTACCAGGTCCCTTACCTGCAGTGTTCTAAGTCTTACgtttttgttgtaactcctggctgCTGTCTGTTTGTAggatgccatcctgatttgggCGCTGGCTCTTAGCTCATCAATGGTATCCAGGCTGCTGGCCATTTCTACCTGGTTCCTCTCTTCGGTGGCATTGGCATATCGATGCGTCGGTATTTGCACCTTAGAGGGAATAACTGCCTCGGCCCTATATACCAGACTGaatggtgtttgacctgttgccacTTTGGGGGTGGTTCTATCAGACCACAGTATGAAGGAGAGCTCATCTGCCCAGTTGGCTCCTATCTCCTCCAGCCTTCTTTTCAGGTTGTTCATGACTATCTTgttgctggattctgcctgaccgttggacTGCGGATTCCTAGGAGTGGACTTAAACAGCTTGATGTTCTACCTGACGCAGTAGTTTTCCGTTATGTTGGATATgaattgtgaccc contains:
- the LOC141588348 gene encoding uncharacterized protein LOC141588348, encoding MTAMKILNNRFSPLNSSSKNHKNTNTGSAGNSSSKNNGKGGNFQRPSTAEARKMKSLREMHGIPVLDLSEAVGAPNEEGWLLRRDGRDVPVLQVIDEEEEVEDLLQFSAEDVKNEVAFWNNSVFCYILGANPPWEVIEDYVYRVWDEFGIDRVSFIDHGMFIVRFTKHESREALLKAGYYLFDNKPVIIKPWVENMDFVKEKVDVVPVWVRLAGIPLKFWGDCLPKIAGLVGKYVQRDKDTHDKVRLSYARVLVELQMDQKLPEFVKFVDDCGNLVKVRVDYEWRPVSCVSCKGLGHDASQCRKPKKPIGRKQGVAAVSKNQKTQIWRAKAVPVQATSQAPPVLTPAMFPPLASARSTVKPTPAKNIMRLNRQDGIVGVRLSGKFSQYTFMDALNNSVTPKGRKVVKWFMHNNGVGLFGLLETKIKPSSLLKKNTSLCDGWSVTTNCSWHKGGRIWIMWKPTLFELHFLAYDAQFIHMLVTSRLDGKQFYLTMIYAHNGLHERVSLWNFLKGVAQSCTEPWLWMGDFNTVLSPIERLGGSTTDAEMEHFQECVSLCCMEDLAATGALFTWSNKQEPVDRVYSRLDRAMGNTEWIDKFGDLVPHFHPEGLFDHCPCTLVDRKTDLGGKRSFKYFNMWGSAATFHSDVSSVWNRQFKGTKMFAVIKKLKAQASFANLNKSCFFDIENNTSILVLVLEHIQKELVHNPGDVELIQQEMHLAAELRELISARDSFLTQKAKIQWSIEGDLNTSYFHQVIKKRNMLNKVFQIEDHHGVVCTEGASIQEAFLEYYQELLGSQTDVACVNQSVVRRGNCCTEEHFAILAKPVTAEEIKHCILSIPKDKAPGLMALIVNFIGMPGMLWGMRSVQLL
- the LOC141588349 gene encoding uncharacterized protein LOC141588349 is translated as MNFFTTGQLLVQVNSTIITLIPKVERPTSVKHFRPISCCNVLYKAISKILCDRLALILPDLINRSQGAFVKGRSILENILICQDLVRFYNRGMASPRCLFKLDLQKAYDSIEWSFLDQMLVALKFPEHFRSLIPGVPVQPGRLTRHDCHILLEKIVQKIRGMGARKMSYEGRLILINSVLNTLHNYWSSIFLIPKGVIHRVEAICRNFLWSSDEVYHRTPLVAWDKDNQWVVAPRGYSVSSGYHWIRDHTPLFNGVSPVWDRWNIPKQAFWSIGYDCEFMDPRRITPILITNCNMVKLALLMKSRMKQLLQLPIPSSDRLWLNCIGIVIDVVNDISSSGME